TAGAAGCAGGCTTCTACGAACGAGCGACAGCCGCGTTGAGCAGAGGGATTTACTCGAGAGCATTCATGAGCGAGAGCGCGAAGATACGCTTTCTGAACTACAAACGCGTTATGAAGCGAATGAGCAGGCTGCGCAAATCGATTTGCTAGAACAGCGAAACGAATTACAAGAACGTGTCATTGAGAATGGCAAGTTACAACAGAAGCTCGTGATTCTGTTTGTTGCAGTTGTCGTTATGGGTTCCATTCTGTTGTTTCAGCTCTATCGTGCGGCTCGCCGTGCAAATCTGAAACTGAAGCAAACAAACAGCTTGAATATCAAAGTACACATGATCCTCTCACGGCATTGCTCAACCGACGTTCATTTCAGAACGCAATGCAGAACCGTAAACGCCAATCAGATCAGCCGAGTGAGAACAAATACCCGGACGCCTTGTTGTTGCTTGATGTCGACTTCTTTAAGCAAATTAACGATCACAGCGGGCATGCAGTGGGCGATGTCGTGTTAGTTGAGCTTGGCAGACGACTTCGCGAAATATCACGCGCAACCGATATGGTGATCCGCTGGGGTGGGGAAGAGTTTCTTCTTTATCTTCGGGAAATGGACCCAGAGATGCTGGGGGAGTTCACACAACGTGTGCTCCATGTAATTGGTGAAACTCCCATTCAAACCGGTGACAGTGAACTGCGAGTGACGGTGACCGCGGGCTTTATTCCACTCCCATTCGAACAAGTACCGGAAGCAGAAATGGATTGGGAGCGTTGTCTGCAAATTGCAGATATGGCGCTCTACATTGGTAAGGTACACGGTCGTAACCAAGGGCTAGGTGTTCTTGGTCTGACGGTGCCCTACGAGCAAGCGAAAGAAGCATTAGAGAAAGATCTTTCCGGCGCGATTGAGAAAGGGTGGGTCCGCACCGTTCAGGTCAACGGACCACCCGACATTAAGAGTTAGTTCTGTACCGGTAAGTGGCGTAAGAAGAAGTTGGTTTTTAGTTGATGGTAGTGCAACTGCGTTCCTTCCCCCTCACGAATACTGTGTGAACGATTCGGATACGCCATAAATTCAAACTGTTTATGGTGCTTCACTAATTCGTCAATCAGCGCTTCAGAACCTTGATAATGAACGTTGTCGTCACCGGTGCCATGAATGAGGAGCAACGCGCCTTCTAAATTCTCAGCATGTGTAATGGCTGATGTTTCCTCGTAGCTCTCTGCTGATTCTGGCATCAACCCAGAATAGCGCTCCTGATATATCGTATCGTACAGCCTTAAATCTGGAACCGGCGCTGAAGCAATTCCAGCATGGAATAATTCCGGGTAGCGGAAGAGTGCATTCAGCGTTTGTGAACCACCACCACTATGCCCCCAAATACCAATTCGGTCTGCATCGAGCCAGTCCCACCGACTTAGCATGGCATTTAATGCATCGGCTTGGTCTCGCACGGTAACAATGCCTAACTGTTGATAAATAGAGTGACGCCAAGCTTGCCCACGCGGCGACTTGGTTCCTCGATTGTCGATTGAAGCAACAACATACCCAAGTTGCGTCATGTATTCGTGCCAGAGCCAACGAGTGCCCAACCAAGTGTCCGCAACGGTTTGTCCCCATGGCTCGCCATAGACGTACATAATTAACGGATACTCTTGACTGGGATCGAAGTTCGCCGGGCGCATTATGTAGCCGTCTAAGACGAGTCCATCTCTTGCTTCTACTTGAAAAAACTCAGTACTGCTGGTAATTCGTGAAGCTAATGTTTCCTTCAGCGCATCGTTACTCTCAATAACTTGAACTACCTCGTGAGAGGGGAGGCTTACCATACGTGTTTCAGGGGGCGTTCCTAACTTGGTAAATGTATGGATCGCAAATAATCCATCTGGAGAAATTTGGTATTGGTTTGTTCCTGCCCAGTCTGCTGGTGTGAGCCTTTCTGGAGAGGCCTCACCATTCAGGTTGACCCGATAGAGATAACGCTGCAGTACATTCTCGGGAGACGCAATAAAGAAGGCGTAACCTTCGCCTTGCTCATTTGCTACGATTTCAAGTAGCTGCACTACATCATAGTTACCTTCAGTAAGCTGTGTGAGTTCCCCTCCGCTTGCCGCCGTGTCATACCGATAAAGATGACGATAGCCTGAGCGCTCGCTTTGCCAAGTAAAACTTTGCCCATCTCTGAAGAAGCGTACGTCGTCGACCTGTTCTACCCATGCGTTAGAAGACTCTGTTAGTAATTGGGTTACCTCGCCGTTCGCTCGGTTTCCCAACCAGAAATGCATCGTGTTTTGCGCACGATTCATTTGTTGCAACATGAGGTTATTGTTGTTGCCTGCCCACTCCATTCGAACAACATAATGCTCTCTGGGCGCGCCCGGGAGTTGCATCCATGTAGTATCGCCGCCGGCGGCGGGAATGACGCCAACACGGAGTGCTGAATTCGTTTCACCCACCTTTGGGTAGGGGAATGACTTGAATTCTGGGTAGTTGGAGGAGATATTGTCGATCAAGGTGAACTCTTTTACTTGTGACTGATCAACTTGCCAATAAGCGAGGTAATCGCCATTTGGCGACCAACGAAAACCATCGCGCAGACCAAACTCTTCCTCGTTTACCCAATCGAATGTCCCGTTAATAATATCGTCACTACCATCGAAAGTAAGTTGTTCTACTCGAGAGTTCTTGTCGTCGCTAGGTAAATATTCCACGTAAAGATTATTTGCTTGTACGTAGGCAACGCGATCGCCTTGTGGACTAAACTTAGCAAATTGTAGAGTTGATGCGGGAGCGCCGGCGCCCAATTGTATTAATTGCTCTGTGGTTAAATCGAGCACCCAATAGTCGCCCAGTGTATGGGTACGCCAAGAGCGCACCGTGTTTGTGAAAATAAGCACTTTATTACCATCGTTTGACCATTTGTAATCGGCAATCGACAGCGCCTCTTCAGCGCCTTCAGGTGTGAGTTGCTGCGCAGTAACCAACACGGTGCGCTCCTGCGTTTCAGGATGGTAACGCACAATGTCCTTGCCGCCCGCTGGGTTATCTTCGAGTGTGGTGTAACCTGAACCATCGGTTAACCAGCGCGTTGCCGGCGTCGATGCAACCTTAAATAGGTCGTTATTGAACATTTCTGCCAATGTGAACGTGGTTTCATTCAATTCTGTCATGGTTGGCTCTTCTGTTTGGCTAGGCTCACAAGCTGCCAGTAGCAGCGATGCTCCTAGTGCAACACTCACTCGTTTTAGCGTCATATTAATTGTCCAGTTAGGAATGATTCTTTATGTGTTCCATAGGGTACTAAGTTCACCCTTGAAAACAAGTGAAATTGTCCTCACCTCTAGCTTACAATGTTTCCAAAATCTTTATTTTCAGTTTCCCGCAGGAGTTTGCTATGTCTGAAGTTCGCAATCCGCTGTTGCACTATGTCGAGGCGTCAACGAATACGCTGCCGCCTTTCGAGCAAATAGAGCCAGCGCATATTCAACCTGCAGTAGAGGAAATTATTTCTCGCAATAAGGCGCTTGTGGAAGCGCTTGCTCAGCAAGAAACGCCGTCATGGGAGTCTTTGGTCGCGAGATTGGAAGAGGCAGATGATGATTTGAATAGACTCTGGTCACCGATTTCACACATGAATTCAGTGGTGAGTAACGACGCTTTAAGAGCAGCACATGACGCGTGTTTACCTTTATTGTCAGATTACGGCACTTACATTTCGCAGCATGAAGAACTGTTTGCGGCCTACACTAAGTTGCAAGAAAGCCCAGTGTTCGCCGATCTAAGCAAGCCGCAACAGCGAGTAATTCATGACACGATCCGTGATTTCAAACTCGGTGGTGTGGCTTTACCTCAGGAGAAAAAGGCTCGTTATGCAGAAATTCAATCGCGGCTCTCCGACCTGAGTTCAACCTTTAGTAACCAAGTATTAGACGCAACGCATGCGTGGTTTTTGCATATGGAAGATCAGAGCCGTTTAGCAGGGCTGCCTGAGAGTGCATTAGAAGCGGCGCAAGCCGAAGCACAAGCAAGAGACCTCAACGGGTTCGTGTTTACTCTCGACATTCCAAGCTATCTGCCGGTGATGATGTATGCCGATGATCGCAGTTTACGAGAAGAGCTTTACCGTGCTTACTGCACACGAGCTTCCGAGCAAGGCCCGAATGCAGGCGAATTTGATAATAGCCAGGTGATTGTGGAGACACTCCAGTTGCGCTCAGAGCTTGCCTCTTTGCTCGAATACAAGAATTACGCTGAGCTTTCACTAGCAACCAAAATGGCAACCTCTGCCGACGAGGTGGTAAAGTTTTTGAACGAT
This genomic interval from Idiomarinaceae bacterium HL-53 contains the following:
- a CDS encoding dipeptidyl-peptidase-4, with the translated sequence MTLKRVSVALGASLLLAACEPSQTEEPTMTELNETTFTLAEMFNNDLFKVASTPATRWLTDGSGYTTLEDNPAGGKDIVRYHPETQERTVLVTAQQLTPEGAEEALSIADYKWSNDGNKVLIFTNTVRSWRTHTLGDYWVLDLTTEQLIQLGAGAPASTLQFAKFSPQGDRVAYVQANNLYVEYLPSDDKNSRVEQLTFDGSDDIINGTFDWVNEEEFGLRDGFRWSPNGDYLAYWQVDQSQVKEFTLIDNISSNYPEFKSFPYPKVGETNSALRVGVIPAAGGDTTWMQLPGAPREHYVVRMEWAGNNNNLMLQQMNRAQNTMHFWLGNRANGEVTQLLTESSNAWVEQVDDVRFFRDGQSFTWQSERSGYRHLYRYDTAASGGELTQLTEGNYDVVQLLEIVANEQGEGYAFFIASPENVLQRYLYRVNLNGEASPERLTPADWAGTNQYQISPDGLFAIHTFTKLGTPPETRMVSLPSHEVVQVIESNDALKETLASRITSSTEFFQVEARDGLVLDGYIMRPANFDPSQEYPLIMYVYGEPWGQTVADTWLGTRWLWHEYMTQLGYVVASIDNRGTKSPRGQAWRHSIYQQLGIVTVRDQADALNAMLSRWDWLDADRIGIWGHSGGGSQTLNALFRYPELFHAGIASAPVPDLRLYDTIYQERYSGLMPESAESYEETSAITHAENLEGALLLIHGTGDDNVHYQGSEALIDELVKHHKQFEFMAYPNRSHSIREGEGTQLHYHQLKTNFFLRHLPVQN